A genomic region of Zalophus californianus isolate mZalCal1 chromosome 1, mZalCal1.pri.v2, whole genome shotgun sequence contains the following coding sequences:
- the SLC27A1 gene encoding long-chain fatty acid transport protein 1, with protein MQAPGAGSASVVSLVLLWLLGLPWTWSAAAALGVYVGGGGWRFLRIVCKTAKRDLFGLFVLIRVRLELRRHQRAGHTIPRIFQVVARRQPDRLALVDAGSDVCWTFAQLDAYSNAVANLFCQLGFTPGDVVAIFLEGRPEFVGLWLGLAKVGVEAALLNVNLRREPLAFCLGTSGAKALIFGGELAAVVAEVSGQLGKSLLKFCSGELGPEGILPDTQLLDPLLRDASTAPLAQPPDKGMDDRLFYIYTSGTTGLPKAAIVVHSRYYRIAAFGHHAYSMQVADVLYDCLPLYHSAGNIMGVGQCLIYGLTVVLRKKFSASRFWDDCVKYNCTVVQYIGEICRYLLKQPMREAEGRHRVRLAVGNGLRPAIWEEFTERFGVRQIGEFYGATECNCSIANMDGKVGSCGFNSRILPHVYPIRLVKVNEDTMELLRDAQGLCIPCQAGEPGLLVGQIDQQDPLRRFDGYISESATSKKIAHSVFRKGDSAYLSGDVLVMDELGYMYFRDRGGDTFRWRGENVSTTEVESVLSRLLGQTDVAVYGVSVPGVEGKAGMAAIADPHSQLSPNALYQELQKVLAPYARPIFLRLLPQVDTTGTFKIQKTRLQHEGFDPRQTSDRLFFLDLKQGHYLPLDQGVYTRICSGAFAL; from the exons ATGCAGGCTCCCGGGGCAGGCTCGGCCTCGGTGGTCTCGCTCGTGCTGCTGTGGCTGCTGGGGCTGCCGTGGACCTGGAGCGCAGCGGCGGCGCTCGGCGTGTACGTGGGCGGCGGCGGCTGGCGTTTCCTGCGCATCGTCTGCAAGACTGCAAAGCGGGACCTCTT cGGCCTCTTCGTGCTGATCCGTGTACGTCTGGAGCTGCGGCGGCACCAGCGCGCCGGCCACACCATCCCGCGGATCTTCCAGGTGGTGGCGCGGCGGCAGCCGGATCGCCTGGCGCTGGTGGACGCGGGCAGTGATGTGTGCTGGACCTTCGCGCAGCTGGACGCCTACTCCAATGCTGTGGCCAACCTCTTCTGCCAGCTGGGCTTCACACCAGGTGACGTGGTGGCCATCTTCCTGGAGGGCCGGCCAGAGTTCGTGGGGCTCTGGCTGGGCCTGGCCAAGGTGGGTGTGGAAGCTGCTCTGCTCAACGTTAACCTACGGCGCGAGCCCCTGGCCTTCTGCCTGGGCACCTCGGGTGCCAAGGCCCTCATCTTCGGAGGGGAGCTGGCGGCAG TGGTGGCCGAGGTGAGCGGACAGCTGGGGAAGAGCCTGCTCAAGTTCTGCTCTGGAGAATTGGGGCCCGAGGGCATCTTGCCGGACACCCAGCTCCTGGACCCGTTGCTGAGGGACGCCTCCACAGCCCCCCTGGCACAGCCCCCTGACAAGGGCATGGATG ATCGACTCTTCTATATCTACACTTCGGGGACCACAGGGCTGCCCAAGGCTGCCATTGTAGTGCACAGCAG gTACTACCGCATTGCAGCCTTCGGCCACCACGCCTACAGCATGCAGGTGGCAGACGTGCTCTATGACTGCCTGCCCCTGTATCACTCGGCAG GTAACATCATGGGCGTGGGGCAGTGTCTCATCTACGGGCTGACGGTGGTCCTCCGCAAGAAGTTCTCAGCCAGCCGCTTCTGGGATGACTGCGTCAAGTACAACTGCACG gtggtCCAGTACATCGGGGAGATCTGCCGCTACCTGCTGAAGCAGCCGATGCGCGAGGCCGAGGGGCGGCACCGCGTGCGCCTGGCCGTGGGCAACGGGCTGCGGCCGGCCATCTGGGAGGAGTTCACTGAGCGCTTCGGCGTGCGCCAGATCGGCGAGTTCTACGGAGCCACCGAGTGCAACTGCAGCATTGCCAACATGGACGGCAAG GTCGGCTCCTGTGGCTTTAACAGCCGTATCTTACCCCATGTGTACCCCATCCGGCTGGTGAAGGTCAATGAGGACACCATGGAACTTCTTCGGGATGCCCAGGGCCTCTGTATCCCATGTCAGGCCG gggagCCCGGCCTCCTTGTGGGCCAGATCGACCAGCAGGACCCGCTGCGTCGCTTCGATGGCTACATCAGTGAGAGTGCCACCAGCAAGAAGATTGCCCACAGTGTCTTCCGCAAGGGTGACAGCGCCTACCTCTCAG GTGATGTGCTGGTGATGGATGAGCTGGGCTACATGTACTTCCGGGACCGCGGCGGGGACACCTTCCGCTGGCGTGGGGAGAATGTCTCCACTACGGAGGTGGAGAGCGTGCTGAGCCGCCTGCTGGGCCAGACAGACGTGGCTGTGTACGGGGTGTCTGTGCCAG GAGTGGAGGGCAAAGCAGGCATGGCAGCCATCGCGGACCCCCACAGCCAGCTGAGCCCCAATGCGCTGTACCAAGAGCTGCAGAAGGTCCTGGCGCCCTATGCCCGGCCCATCTTCCTACGCCTCCTGCCCCAGGTGGACACCACAG GCACTTTCAAGATCCAGAAGACTCGACTGCAGCACGAGGGCTTCGACCCACGCCAGACCTCGGACCGGCTCTTCTTCCTGGACCTGAAGCAGGGCCACTACCTGCCCCTGGACCAGGGTGTCTACACCCGCATCTGCTCGGGTGCCTTTGCCCTCTGA